Genomic segment of Caproiciproducens sp. NJN-50:
TTCGCTGACGACCCCTTTCCCGTCACTGGTCGTCGGCTGATAGGTAATGATATTCTTGATTGTCTTGTCAAGGTCCATCTGGCTTTTGACGCTGACGCTGACATTGTTCTGCCCGTAAATCTCCGACAGGTGGTCCACAATCTTTTTTTCCAGACTGTCTTCATATTGCTTTTCAATTTTCAGCTTGAATTCCGTCAGGTTCATCTGGACGCTGCCGGAACTGTCGGAATCCGCGGACTCCAGCTCTTCTCCCGTGGAATTGTCAATCACGGAGACGTCCTCTGTTTTCATGTTGGGGACGCTTTTGGAGACCAGCTGCTTGATCCCGTTCACCTGCTTGGCGCTCAGGGCCTGTCCCGATTTCAGCTTGATCGCGACCGAGGCGGTGGGAGCGCTCTCCTTGTCGTCCCAGGCATAATCCGATTCATCCGGGATGCTGATGGTCACATAGGCGTTTTCGATCGGGTCCTGGGTCTTGATCACGTCCTCCAGCCTCTGGTTCAACTGATATTTCTCGATGACTTTTTTTTCATAATCGGTCGTCATCGCATTGATATTGCTGGTGAAAAAATCGTAAGTCGGAGCCGATTTCGGATGCCCTTCGTTCGCGAGCTGCATTCGCACGGAATCTTCCTTGTCCGACGGAACGTAAATGGAATCGTCGTCCTCCCGGTAAGAGATGCCGCTGTCTTTCAGCTCCGTCATGACCTCAACCGCTTCGTCATGGTCAAGCCCCGAGTACAGAACCACATACTGCGTACGGTTCAAAAGCAGTCCCAGAACGACGGACAGCAGAACTACCCCGCCCAGAGAAATGAAAATAATTTTTTTCGTCTTTGAAGATAGTTTCATCCAAAAGTTCTTGACTGGCTGTATGTATTTCTTAACTTCCTTCATCATTCGGCTCAGAACCGCCCTTTGCGAGAATTCGTCAGACGCTCATTCTCATAATCTCATTGTAGGAATCAAGGACCTTGTTCCGCATCTGGACCAGCAGATCAACGGACAGGCTGGCTTTCTGTGACGCAATGTAAATATCGTGCAGATTATCCGACTGTCCGGTCGTCATTTGATAGACCTGGTCGTTCAGAGAGGCGTCCGTCTGCTTGACATTGTCCACGGCCTCCTGAAACAGCGACTGGAACGGCAGCCCCGCGGGCTGCGCCTGGCTTCCCCCGGAAACGCCGAGCTCCTCCGGCGTGCTCAGCTTCTGAATAGGCACAATTGGATTCATTGTTTATCACTTCCAGATTTCCAGCGCTTTGCTGGCCATGCTTTTGACCGCGTTAAGCGCGTTAATATTGGCTGAATAAGCCCTGGTCACCGACATCATGTCCAGTGTTTCCTTGGTGACGTCGACATTCGGCATCTGAACATACCCCTGCTCGTCCGCGTCCGGGTTGGACGGGTCGTAGACCGTGTTAAACGGGGTCTGGTCCTCTACGATCCCCTCCACCTTCACTCCGCCGGGGACCTGGGAAGAAGCATCTAGCTCATTGTTCAGAATCGAGCCAAAGCCGTCTTCCGCGCCGTCCGCCGAGCGGTAAACCACCATTTTTCTGCGGTACGGTCCGCCCGCGTCGGTGCGGGTGGTCGAAGCGTTCGCGAGATTCTCGGAAATAACGTCCATTCTGAGCCGGCTGGCCGTCAGCGCGGACCCGCTGATGTCCAGTGAACTGAGAAAAGCCATAAAAAAGCCCTCCTGTTTTTCTTAATCTTAAAATTATTTAGATCTATTTAAGTTCCGCCGCCGATTGCGGTTTTCAGCCTGGAAAATACATCGGAGACTGTCTGAAGAGAATAATAATAGTTCATTTGCGTTCTAAGAGACTCAATATCCTGTTGCTCCAGATCCACTCCGTTGCCGTCCGCGCGGAACATTTCGTCCTCCGCCTCCGCCGTTTCCGGCTGCACGCTCTCAATGCCGCGCATCTGCCCGCCGGCCGTCTCACCGCCTGCGACCTGGGCACGCAGCTGATCTTCGAACGAAACGCTCTTGGTCTTGTAACCCGGTGTTTCAAAATTGGCAATATTGTCCGAGACCGCCTGTTGCCTTGCCCACAGGCCGTCCAGATCCTTGCCGAGCAGCGACGTCGTCACGCTATCGATCCAGTTCATCGTTTCCACCGTCTTCCTTTCGTCCGCCATATTATGAAAAAATTCAACACTAGTGAATATTTATTTATTTTTGCTTTTCCCCGGAAAGTTCGGCGATTGATTTTTCATACATATAGCGATGGTGTTTTTCCCATCTTTTATAAATGAAGGAATGCTAGATATTGGGATGAAAAAAGGAAAAATATTCTTGATATATTATCATACAGTATGCGACAAAAGTCAACATATTTCGAGCTTTTATCGAAATTTTCTCTGTCAATTATAGAAATAAACGCTTAATGAAAACGCCGGTCAAGCTTCCCGTTTTACAAATCGGACTTTTTCGCCGCCCAAACTAAATTTTTGAATGGAACAGCCGATAAACAATTCAGAGGTGAACGTCGGATGCGGATCAAAGACACTGGTTTTTCCCTGTTTCCTTATTCACAGATCAAGGACAAGGGAAGTGCGGCACAAACGGAGGCCGCTGTAAAAAACACGAAAGAAGCGTTTCAGGGCAATAGGAGCCAGGGTGTTCGCGCCGACAGGATCGAGCTTTCCCCCCGTCAGGAGGAGTCGTCCGATCGGCTGATCGACAGCCTGAAAAACAGCATCTGCGAAGAATTTGGCAGAGACGCCGGCGCGGCGAGACTCCAGTACCTGAAGGACGCCGTAACCAGCGGAAGCTATTCGGTGGATTCCGGCGCGCTGGCTGAGATGCTTCTGTCCGAATGATATCGTCCTGCGGGCAGCGGGAGGAGGGAGTAACCGGATAATGGATGAAAAAACATCCGAAAACATGATTTCTTATTTCGCCCGGCTGCTGGAGTTCTACCGGAAATTCCTGGATTTTGAAACCGAGAAGCAGGGATATCTGGAACAGGACAAGCTGGACAGGCTGGACGAATGCATGAAACGGGAACAGGCCTTTGTCCTGAAGGCACGGGGCCTGGAGCAGGAGCGCGCCAGGCTGATGCAGAAAACCCCGCAGCCTCAGGCGAATTTTCGGGAGATCATCCCCCTGTTTCCCTCTGGAAGCAGGGAACAGATTCAGGAGCTGTATGAAAAACTTTCTTCCGTGCTGGCCGAGTTGAAAGAGACAAACCGCCGGAACAGCCTGCTGACGGAGCGCAAGCTTCGCCGGGCGTCCGGCGTCCTGAACCGGCTGAAGGGCCGGACGGAACTGCAGAAAATTTACGGGCGGAAAGCCGGGGACGGCTCCCCGTCCGCCGGTTTTCTTTCTAAAAAAATATAGAAAGGCGGCGTATGCCATGAGTTCAACCTTTGACGGATTATATATTGCAAAAAGCGGGGTGCAGGCTGCGCGGACCAATCTGAACACCACCGGTCAGAACATCGCCAACGCAAACACGGCCGGCTATACGCGCCAGCGGGTGGATCAGAGTTCCGTCGCCCCCACCAGCATCAACATGCTTTACGCGGGGACCGGCGCAATCGTCGGCGAGGGCGTGACGACAACCGGGATCAGCCAGCTCAGAAACAAGTTTTTAGACGGACAGTACCGCACGCAGAACGCGCAGTCCGGGCTGACCTCCACGCAGCTCAGCGCCCTGCAGGACATCGAGGACGCGCTGAACGAAACCTCCACCGATGGGATCAGCGCCGCTTACAGCGCCCTTGTCAAACAGCTGGAGGGCCTGACTTCCAGCGGCAGTTCGACCGCGACGGAAAGCACCGTCAAGGAAGCGGCCTCCCTGCTGGCCACAAAGCTCAACACGGCGGCGAACCAGCTTGAAACCATCCGGAACCAGCAGTATAATTATCTGGATCAATACGGGGTGGACAAAGTAAACACCCTGCTGAAGAACATCTCAAGCCTGAGCGACCAGATCAAAAGCGCGGATCTTGCCGGCTCCCCCGCTCTGGAACTGCTGGACGAGCGGAACTCGATGATCGACGAGCTGTCGCAATACGTCAATGTGAAAGTGGTAGAAACGCCGACCGATGTCGGCGCGGGCAAATCGGTGGACACGCTGTCGATCTATCTGGCGGACAGCAAAGGCGATGCGCTCTCCGGCTCCTACCCTCTGGTCGACGGCAACCAGTATTCCGAACTTGGCGTGACCGGCAGCGCCGAATCCGCCGGCCTCACGGTCTCGGGCCTGACAAAGGACGGCGTCAATTTCTCGGTCGAATCCGGAGCGATCGCCACCGATTCGGACGGCAAGCTGACGTCTGACATCGACTCAACTTACGATTTCACCTTGGGAAACGGCACCGCCGTATCCATCAATATTACGGCCAGCGCCGGAGACACGATGGAGGACCTTCTCGCGAACGCCCAAACGGCCTTAAATGATGCCTCGCTCAACGTCACCGTGGGACTCTCCAGCGACGGGACGCGGCTGACCTTCACGCCGACCGACGGCTCCGAATTGTCCGTCACCGACTCCGGGAGCGACCCGCTCGGCCTGTCCCATTCGTCTCTGGAC
This window contains:
- the flgB gene encoding flagellar basal body rod protein FlgB, whose product is MNWIDSVTTSLLGKDLDGLWARQQAVSDNIANFETPGYKTKSVSFEDQLRAQVAGGETAGGQMRGIESVQPETAEAEDEMFRADGNGVDLEQQDIESLRTQMNYYYSLQTVSDVFSRLKTAIGGGT
- the flgK gene encoding flagellar hook-associated protein FlgK — protein: MSSTFDGLYIAKSGVQAARTNLNTTGQNIANANTAGYTRQRVDQSSVAPTSINMLYAGTGAIVGEGVTTTGISQLRNKFLDGQYRTQNAQSGLTSTQLSALQDIEDALNETSTDGISAAYSALVKQLEGLTSSGSSTATESTVKEAASLLATKLNTAANQLETIRNQQYNYLDQYGVDKVNTLLKNISSLSDQIKSADLAGSPALELLDERNSMIDELSQYVNVKVVETPTDVGAGKSVDTLSIYLADSKGDALSGSYPLVDGNQYSELGVTGSAESAGLTVSGLTKDGVNFSVESGAIATDSDGKLTSDIDSTYDFTLGNGTAVSINITASAGDTMEDLLANAQTALNDASLNVTVGLSSDGTRLTFTPTDGSELSVTDSGSDPLGLSHSSLDRGIGNDDFQGGSLSGYLSLLNDNGEYDKTSADDTTNNSRGIGYYENMLDTLAQQLASVMNADNSTNDTGDNKPIFTDSAGNTVDASGNSTITAANIRVSPKWDDPQYSEGYLTLSKDTSNSGDDSSGSNSNITQMITDLTTSKYTLSTPNGVSLFTGTMQEAVDNVSLTLGQDIDAVDAQDTANSTMLNNIDTRRQAQSSVDINEEAINLIVYNQALSASARFMTTVDECLDTLINNMGIVGRG
- a CDS encoding flagellar biosynthesis anti-sigma factor FlgM — translated: MRIKDTGFSLFPYSQIKDKGSAAQTEAAVKNTKEAFQGNRSQGVRADRIELSPRQEESSDRLIDSLKNSICEEFGRDAGAARLQYLKDAVTSGSYSVDSGALAEMLLSE
- the flgC gene encoding flagellar basal body rod protein FlgC, with translation MAFLSSLDISGSALTASRLRMDVISENLANASTTRTDAGGPYRRKMVVYRSADGAEDGFGSILNNELDASSQVPGGVKVEGIVEDQTPFNTVYDPSNPDADEQGYVQMPNVDVTKETLDMMSVTRAYSANINALNAVKSMASKALEIWK
- the fliF gene encoding flagellar basal-body MS-ring/collar protein FliF, with protein sequence MKLSSKTKKIIFISLGGVVLLSVVLGLLLNRTQYVVLYSGLDHDEAVEVMTELKDSGISYREDDDSIYVPSDKEDSVRMQLANEGHPKSAPTYDFFTSNINAMTTDYEKKVIEKYQLNQRLEDVIKTQDPIENAYVTISIPDESDYAWDDKESAPTASVAIKLKSGQALSAKQVNGIKQLVSKSVPNMKTEDVSVIDNSTGEELESADSDSSGSVQMNLTEFKLKIEKQYEDSLEKKIVDHLSEIYGQNNVSVSVKSQMDLDKTIKNIITYQPTTSDGKGVVSESEEQHEVTQDASGTGGAAGAESNTETTTYPGVTVNGNIITSKDSASYKYLVSQVQEQVQGDAAALQDVTVSVIVNDPGMTDTEINNLKNAVAFASGVSADKVDVMSRNFYSSAQPANAQPAGYALPFDWKILAAGAGGFLLIVILTVVFLSRRRKKRIKELEKNLAQGEEISLEGLGRSPVSDIPTESIEQIRKETGGKEEKVRKDLQEFSSQNPEIAAQLIRSWLKGEDDNA
- the fliE gene encoding flagellar hook-basal body complex protein FliE; amino-acid sequence: MNPIVPIQKLSTPEELGVSGGSQAQPAGLPFQSLFQEAVDNVKQTDASLNDQVYQMTTGQSDNLHDIYIASQKASLSVDLLVQMRNKVLDSYNEIMRMSV
- a CDS encoding flagellar protein FlgN yields the protein MDEKTSENMISYFARLLEFYRKFLDFETEKQGYLEQDKLDRLDECMKREQAFVLKARGLEQERARLMQKTPQPQANFREIIPLFPSGSREQIQELYEKLSSVLAELKETNRRNSLLTERKLRRASGVLNRLKGRTELQKIYGRKAGDGSPSAGFLSKKI